The following are encoded in a window of Pagrus major chromosome 14, Pma_NU_1.0 genomic DNA:
- the LOC141008664 gene encoding zinc finger MYM-type protein 1-like, whose protein sequence is MENALRLAMFGKINISSQLDEGYRIGIRKHNEEVDKNRHILSKIIDCVKFCGAFELALRGHDESEGSENPGVFRGLVDFVASLDTVLHEHLQTATVFKGTSKTVQNELLDCMLSVLRECIVGEIRSADFVSIQADETMDISTQCQLVLVTRYIDKAHDVQERFFEFIPLQRATADSIATALLDRLSSILPDDQKSKLISQAYDGASVMRGATGGVQKKVQDVYVNAHYVHCYAHQLNLIMQQVTSHIPKVSNFFSDLAGFSGFFSRSPKRTSVLDRVVAHRLPRASTVRWNFHSRAVNTVFEHKEDLLQCFETIRDSGEFDPTTVREAGGFVRLLEDDHFSFFLKLFHLIMPHVNILYSQLQKRTIDSVFVQGIMQQFTDNIQKISGSVSQLAKKRRILGPGDLQRVATEVCDTILGHAEHRFAFTKHLISATLLQADRFQQYRSQFPEAALNTTMEAYPLLNKNKLKTELALIYSNDEFKSCSGAVALYHLFMGNNLQDTFSETVALLKIIITTPMTTAESERCFSTLKRIKTFLRNTMSQDRLNALAMLSMEKKLVKNHP, encoded by the exons ATGGAAAATGCACTGCGACTAGCCATGTTtggcaaaataaacatttcatctCAGCTTGATGAAGGCTACAGGATAGGGATCCGTAAGCATAATGAGGAGGTTGACAAAAACAGGCACATCCTATCTAAAATAATAGACTGTGTCAAGTTCTGTGGTGCATTTGAACTTGCCCTGCGTGGCCATGATGAAAGTGAAGGCTCAGAAAATCCTGGTGTTTTTAGAGGATTGGTGGATTTTGTAGCATCACTGGATACAGTTCTACATGAGCACCTGCAGACTGCCACTGTGTTTAAGGGGACATCTAAGACTGTACAGAATGAACTCCTTGACTGCATGCTGTCAGTTTTGAGAGAGTGCATCGTTGGAGAAATCAGGAGTGCAGACTTTGTCTCCATCCAGGCTGATGAAACGATGGACATTTCCACTCAGTGTCAGCTGGTGCTTGTGACCCGCTACATTGACAAGGCCCATGATGTCCAAGAGAGGTTTTTTGAGTTCATACCTCTCCAAAGGGCCACAGCTGATTCCATCGCCACAGCACTTCTGGATAGGTTGAGCTCCATTCTCCCTGATGACCAGAAGAGCAAGCTCATTTCCCAAGCATACGATGGTGCAAGTGTCATGAGAGGAGCCACAGGTGGTGTGCAGAAGAAGGTCCAAGACGTCTATGTGAATGCACACTACGTCCACTGCTATGCTCACCAACTTAACCTTATCATGCAGCAGGTGACTTCCCATATCCCAAAAGTGAGTAATTTCTTCTCAGACCTGGCTGGATTCTCTGGCTTTTTTTCAAGATCTCCTAAGAGAACCAGCGTACTCGATAGAGTGGTGGCCCACAGACTCCCAAGAGCAAGCACAGTGAGGTGGAACTTTCATAGCCGAGCTGTGAACACTGTTTTTGAGCACAAAGAAGACCTGCTCCAGTGTTTTGAAACCATCAGGGACTCAGGAGAGTTTGATCCTACCACTGTGAGAGAAGCTGGAGGGTTTGTGAGGCTGCTGGAGGATGATCACTTCAGCTTCTTCCTGAAACTGTTTCATCTCATCATGCCTCATGTGAACATTCTCTACAGCCAGCTCCAGAAGCGGACCATCGACTCAGTCTTTGTTCAGGGAATCATGCAGCAGTTCACAGACAACATACAAAAGATCAG TGGCAGTGTATCTCAGCTGGCCAAGAAACGCCGCATACTGGGCCCAGGTGATCTTCAGAGGGTAGCTACAGAG gTTTGTGACACCATCTTGGGCCATGCTGAACACAGATTTGCCTTCACAAAGCATCTGATCAGTGCTACACTGCTGCAGGCAGACAGATTCCAGCAGTACCGCAGCCAGTTCCCTGAAGCAGCACTGAACACCACCATGGAGGCTTACCCACTGCTGAACAAGAACAAGCTGAAAACTGAACTGGCTCTCATCTACAGCAATGATGAGTTCAAGAGCTGCAGTGGTGCTGTGGCTCTTTACCATCTTTTCATGGGGAACAATCTTCAGGACACCTTCTCAGAGACTGTGGCTCTGCTGAAGATCATCATCACAACTCCTATGACCACAGCTGAATCTGAGAGGTGCTTCTCAACCCTGAAGAGAATCAAGACCTTCCTCAGGAACACAATGTCACAGGATCGTCTCAATGCATTGGCCATGCTCTCTATGGAGAAGAAACTTGTCAAAAACCACCCCTGA